AGCCGCAAGATTCCCTACGCATCTTAAGTCAGCAAAATCCAGACCTGCAACGGCGAAAAAAGCTGTTAAATTAATACCTTCAAAGTAAGATTTGTGCAGTAGCTCAGATGAACGCGTTCCAAGCTGCTGTGGCTCATGCTGACATACTCGTTGGGGATGACATTTCCATGCGCGTCCTTTCGTAAGCGTGCTCGCCTGTTGGCATTCGCAAGAGCGATAACACTTGCATCTGTAATCTGGGCACATTTGACGAGACCAATTCTCTTCAACTTGGGCAAGGTGGCCAGCTTCATCACCGAGTCGTCCGTCAGGTGGGTGCAGCAACCAAGATCAATATAGCGAATGCGATTGCACTCGGCAACAAGCTTCTTAACGGCCTCGTCCGTGATCTGGTGGCAATGGCCCAAATGGAGGAAATGCAGGTTCTTCCCCAGACCAGCAATGGCATACAGAGCTTCGTCTGTGAGCTGGCGGCACTTGGCAAAGACCAGGTTCCGGAGTCGAGGCGCGACTTCAATAATCTTTTGCACGGCCCGATCCGTCAATTTGTCACAAGATGTCAGATCCAGGATGCGCAGGTTCTCAAACGTCCTGTTCGGCAACGATAAGAAAGCATTGTCGTCAATCAACTCGCAGTTGGCCAGTCGAAGTTCACGGAGAGCCTGTCCCTTCTCAATAAGTGCTGTAACAGGCTCGTTGCCAATCAACTTGCATTGGTGGAGATCAATCTCGAGAATGTTGGGACAGTGctcggcaaaggcaaggaCGGCTTGGTTGGTCAGTTGTTGGCAGTCATTCAATTTGAGCTATGAGACGACCAGTTAGCATATCTAGACACAGAGTACAATATGAAAGCAAATACGTCGAGGCTTGCAAACTCACCCTCTTCAAAAACCTGCAGTTCTCGGCAAGAGTAATCATGCTCTCTGGAGAGACCTTGTGGCATCCACTGATGTTGAGACCCTGGAGTCGCTTGCAGTACTGGGCAATAGCATAGATCGAAGCCTCCGTAATTTGGCTGTCGTTGGAAACATCAAGTGCCAACAAGTGATCATTGTTAGTGATCAATGGGATGAGGCCAGTGTCGGTAATCTTGCCGCAGTTTGTGAGGGTGAGGCGTTCGACACGGGTGCACGAGGCAAGAGGAACAACACTGCCATCACTGACGGTGTCGTGCAGACACGCAAGGTTGAGGCGCTTGATGAACTCCCTGTAGGGAAAGGCCGGAGCCTCTGAGCTGAGAGTGTTGCAAATCTGAACGTGCTTGTCCCATGTCGTGCACGATGGACGATGCCACAAAATGTCAACCGCATTGCGAGCCCATCTCCTACATGTCAACATGACGTGGAAGACATCAGATAGACTGTTGAGCTTGGCAAAGATGGCGATCAAGATCTCGTTTGGCAGCCGGTTGATGGGCGGAAGGCAGTCCTCATCGTTGACCTGCATGTCCTGGAGATTTGGTACGCCGAGAGAGGACTGTGAATCATTTGcgccgaggaagaaatcGGATTCCTCATTGTCACCGCCGGGCGCTGGCGAGCTGCTGGATGAAGTGGAGCGGGCATCGTCTTGTGCGTCAACGACAAGGTCGATGAGTTCAGGCTGGGCggactgttgttgttgtcgggtGAGCTGGTcgggtgctgctgctgctggctcgGCGACGGTGCTGCTCGGGGCGTGGTTAGAAATGATTGCGCCTCTGTCGGCGATGATATCGAGGGACGCGCGCTGTCTCATGGTTGCTAAAGTCATTGTCGACTCCCGCGGCGCAAAGGGCGGGTTCGGTGGGAAGTTAAGCAGAGGGAAGGACGGTGACTGTCACTGAGGGGAGGCGACCCGACCGTAAATGTGGAGTGCTTGTTGGTGCGCTGCCAGCCGTCAATTGTCAGCAGGGGGCCCAGGCTGTGATGAGGGGACCCGGCCCAAAATAGCCTTGGTCTGTGGGTCCAATGACGGTCGGAATCTCAAGCGGTTGAGGGCGACAAAGATAGATACCTCCAGCTATCTGTGGATGATGGAAAAACAAGACCTAGGAGGCAGCGCAACAGGTGTTCGATATTTGAGATGGAGGGTTTGTCTGGGTCgacaggaggaggtggtgagataatagggggggggggggggcgttGTTCTACAGGAAGGTGAGTTTGAATGACAGCGTGGGCGATGACGGTGGCAGGGAAGGATGCCGTGATAGGAGACAATAAAGAGGGAAGGCCTGAAGCCAGTCGCTATTGTGAAATGCCACCCAAGAGTTTTTACCTAAGAAGGTGGGCTTTCTGACAAACTTGACACTTGGGAAGCAAAGTCTGACAAAGATGTAGTGCTTCATGCCTTCTCTATTCCCATTTCCCATTGCTGTCACTTTAGGACTTCCACTCACACATTCAACAGTTGCCCTGCTGCGGACGGGCTGCTCGAGGGAGTGCGTGAACAAGGCAACCTACCTACATGGGGCGCAACCTACCGACCTTAGGGTGGGGTTATTGGCTGCCCAGAGGTCACACTTGTCGGGCACTTGCGGTGGTTCTTTATTGTTCAAAATCAAACCTCGATTTCCATCTGAAATTCCATGCTACGCCAAGTAACTTCGTGATGATTACTAGGAAGCTGATCGATGGCAGTATGGAGCATTCATCAAGCGACAGGTGGTAGTGTCAGTACTAACGTCCCACCTGCAGGCCTGATGCAGTGAATGAAGTACCAGATGCGGCACCTgagacaacaacctcaatTCGCCGCCTGTGTGCTTGGGTACCATAGAAAATAGCTGAGGTGGCAGGTCCTGTCCAACTCGTTCCAGTGACCATGCTAGCCACGCCAATGTCGAATAGATCATGGACACGGCTGTGGCAACCCTTCCAGCGGCGTCTCGTGCGTAGAGTCACGGGGAAAGCGGCAGATTCCCAGGAGGGCGTACATCTTG
The sequence above is a segment of the Podospora pseudocomata strain CBS 415.72m chromosome 2 map unlocalized CBS415.72m_2, whole genome shotgun sequence genome. Coding sequences within it:
- the GRR1_2 gene encoding SCF ubiquitin ligase complex subunit (BUSCO:EOG09260GOF; EggNog:ENOG503NYMA; COG:S), whose product is MTLATMRQRASLDIIADRGAIISNHAPSSTVAEPAAAAPDQLTRQQQQSAQPELIDLVVDAQDDARSTSSSSSPAPGGDNEESDFFLGANDSQSSLGVPNLQDMQVNDEDCLPPINRLPNEILIAIFAKLNSLSDVFHVMLTCRRWARNAVDILWHRPSCTTWDKHVQICNTLSSEAPAFPYREFIKRLNLACLHDTVSDGSVVPLASCTRVERLTLTNCGKITDTGLIPLITNNDHLLALDVSNDSQITEASIYAIAQYCKRLQGLNISGCHKVSPESMITLAENCRFLKRLKLNDCQQLTNQAVLAFAEHCPNILEIDLHQCKLIGNEPVTALIEKGQALRELRLANCELIDDNAFLSLPNRTFENLRILDLTSCDKLTDRAVQKIIEVAPRLRNLVFAKCRQLTDEALYAIAGLGKNLHFLHLGHCHQITDEAVKKLVAECNRIRYIDLGCCTHLTDDSVMKLATLPKLKRIGLVKCAQITDASVIALANANRRARLRKDAHGNVIPNEYVSMSHSSLERVHLSYCTNLTLKGILRLLKCCPRLTHLSLTGVAAFLRDDLEVFSREPPQGFTQHQRDVFCVFSGQGVVNLRKYLNQEQTFADLGLGESAGGVNGAGRDTPTGEVIQANNGDADETEVDVVDDDPEDDDMADAAPPNPTHQQPPPPPPLAPTLHPFNYVGGHPPYLPQSVPLQNGHMAPQHPPTLHHGLSIDHDVVTLSAQQAQVAGPSPSPSTSSPSQVMGTTIVNPPARMDRDGPGNPQDSA